The following coding sequences lie in one Microcoleus sp. FACHB-831 genomic window:
- a CDS encoding agmatinase family protein translates to MATREEILLNFDPSGIGVDNGNLLGLPFDYDSANIIVFGIPWEVTVSYGSGTAFGPNAVLESSRQLDLYDFDNPEGWKQGIFMVEIPKDIQQKNEVLRQDAAQIIEHMEQGKRIEDDPNLTQVLKTVNQECQAVNQWLFEQAQAAIKQGKKVAAIGGDHSVPLGAIQALAESYPEFGILHIDAHADLRDAYEGFEFSHASIMFNALKLPQISKLVQVGIRDISQDEVNLIHQSEGRVSAYYDPQLKQKLYAGVSWLEICKQIVAELPQNVYISFDVDGLDPKLCPNTGTPVPGGLELEQAFFLFREVVNSGRQIIGFDVCEVGNSEWDGNVGARAVYKLCNLMTLSEQNLS, encoded by the coding sequence ATGGCTACCAGAGAAGAAATCCTTTTAAACTTTGATCCTAGCGGTATTGGTGTCGATAACGGTAATCTCTTAGGACTACCATTTGACTACGACTCTGCCAATATCATTGTATTTGGCATTCCTTGGGAAGTGACTGTTTCCTATGGTTCCGGCACAGCTTTTGGGCCAAATGCTGTTTTAGAATCTTCTCGTCAACTGGATTTGTATGACTTTGACAATCCAGAAGGCTGGAAGCAAGGTATTTTTATGGTTGAAATTCCCAAGGATATCCAGCAGAAAAATGAGGTATTGAGGCAGGATGCGGCTCAAATTATTGAGCATATGGAACAAGGGAAGCGTATCGAAGATGACCCAAATCTCACGCAAGTCTTGAAAACAGTTAATCAAGAGTGTCAAGCTGTCAATCAATGGCTGTTTGAACAGGCTCAAGCTGCTATAAAACAGGGTAAAAAGGTTGCAGCAATCGGAGGAGATCACAGCGTACCTCTGGGAGCTATTCAGGCATTGGCAGAAAGTTACCCGGAATTCGGAATTTTGCACATCGATGCTCACGCGGATTTACGCGATGCTTATGAGGGTTTCGAGTTCTCTCATGCATCAATAATGTTTAATGCACTGAAATTACCCCAAATCTCAAAGTTAGTTCAAGTGGGCATTCGCGATATTTCTCAAGATGAAGTTAATCTGATTCACCAATCAGAAGGGCGAGTTTCTGCCTACTACGATCCTCAGTTAAAACAAAAGCTTTATGCTGGAGTTTCTTGGCTGGAAATTTGCAAACAAATCGTTGCAGAATTACCGCAGAATGTTTACATTAGTTTCGATGTTGATGGATTAGACCCCAAACTGTGCCCGAATACAGGAACTCCGGTTCCTGGAGGTTTAGAACTGGAGCAAGCTTTTTTCTTGTTCCGCGAAGTTGTCAATAGCGGAAGACAAATTATTGGCTTTGATGTCTGTGAAGTGGGGAATAGCGAGTGGGATGGTAATGTTGGAGCTAGAGCAGTTTATAAGCTGTGCAATCTTATGACATTATCAGAGCAAAACCTTTCCTAG
- a CDS encoding 5-formyltetrahydrofolate cyclo-ligase translates to MPNNIKTSWSGYHADKDNLRADIWSLLKQKGVAVGDPQGHIPNFVGSQTAAEQLTNLPIWQQAKAIKCNPDSPQIPVRSRALKDGKRLYMAVPRLTNTRCFVELTAEDLQQRNIPFEEAAIARKALNYGRLVTFKEMQPIDLVMVGCVAVTRNGGRTGKGAGFADLELAMLREFGLVQSDTPIVTTVHSLQIVEAERLPMQPHDWALNWIVTPDEAIETNTTYPRPLGLDWDTIRPEQYNKIPILQKLRKKFTNQAIEPGQ, encoded by the coding sequence ATGCCAAATAATATCAAGACAAGTTGGAGCGGTTATCATGCCGATAAGGACAATCTGAGGGCTGATATTTGGTCGTTGCTGAAGCAAAAGGGGGTAGCTGTCGGAGATCCGCAAGGTCACATTCCTAACTTTGTCGGTTCCCAAACAGCGGCTGAACAGCTAACAAATTTACCAATTTGGCAACAAGCAAAAGCAATTAAGTGCAATCCGGATTCACCGCAGATTCCAGTGCGATCGCGTGCTTTAAAAGATGGTAAACGCTTATATATGGCTGTACCGCGCTTAACTAATACTCGCTGCTTTGTTGAATTGACGGCTGAGGATTTACAGCAGCGCAACATCCCATTTGAAGAAGCCGCGATCGCGCGAAAAGCCCTAAATTATGGGCGATTGGTAACTTTTAAAGAGATGCAGCCTATCGATTTAGTTATGGTGGGTTGTGTGGCGGTAACGCGCAATGGGGGTAGAACTGGTAAAGGGGCAGGATTTGCAGATTTGGAACTGGCGATGTTAAGGGAATTTGGGTTAGTGCAGTCGGATACTCCAATTGTGACAACCGTCCATTCGTTGCAAATTGTTGAAGCAGAACGTTTGCCAATGCAACCTCATGATTGGGCGCTAAATTGGATTGTTACTCCCGATGAGGCGATTGAAACTAATACAACTTACCCACGACCATTAGGGCTAGACTGGGATACAATTCGTCCCGAACAATATAATAAAATCCCGATTTTACAGAAATTGAGGAAGAAATTTACAAATCAAGCAATTGAACCTGGACAATGA
- a CDS encoding sodium-dependent bicarbonate transport family permease — MDTSLIVSNILNPPILFFFLGMIAVLVKSDLEIPAPFPKLLSLYLLLSIGFKGGVELIKSGVTQQVVLTLVAAMLMACAVPIYTFFILKLKLDTYDAAAIAATYGSISAVTFITAGSFLNELGIDYDGYMVAALALMESPAIIVGLILVNLFTANQGDREFSWPEVLQEAFLNSSVFLLVGSLIIGVLTGEHGWKVLEPFTQGLFYGILTFFLLDMGLVAARRIKDLQKTGVFLISFAILIPLINAGIGLLIAKLIGMPQGNALLFAVLCASASYIAVPAAMRLTVPEANPSLYVSTALAVTFPFNIIVGIPLYLYGINMLWR, encoded by the coding sequence ATGGATACGAGCCTAATTGTTTCAAATATCCTGAATCCGCCAATCTTATTCTTTTTTCTGGGGATGATAGCAGTTTTAGTCAAATCGGATCTTGAAATTCCGGCTCCTTTCCCGAAACTATTATCCCTTTACCTGCTATTATCCATTGGCTTTAAGGGAGGAGTGGAACTGATTAAAAGCGGTGTAACCCAGCAAGTAGTTTTGACCCTCGTAGCAGCGATGTTGATGGCATGTGCTGTCCCTATCTACACATTTTTTATTCTCAAGCTGAAGCTGGATACCTACGATGCTGCTGCGATCGCCGCGACTTATGGTTCCATCAGCGCCGTAACTTTCATCACAGCTGGATCGTTTCTCAACGAGTTGGGGATTGATTATGATGGTTATATGGTGGCTGCTCTGGCACTTATGGAATCTCCAGCCATCATCGTCGGGTTGATTTTGGTCAATCTATTTACTGCCAACCAAGGAGATCGAGAGTTTTCCTGGCCGGAAGTCTTGCAAGAAGCGTTCCTGAACAGCTCTGTTTTTCTCTTAGTCGGCAGCCTTATCATCGGAGTCCTAACCGGAGAACACGGCTGGAAGGTTTTAGAACCCTTTACCCAAGGACTGTTTTATGGCATCCTCACCTTCTTCCTACTCGATATGGGACTGGTCGCTGCCAGAAGGATTAAAGACTTGCAAAAAACAGGTGTTTTTCTCATCTCTTTTGCAATTCTGATTCCACTAATCAATGCAGGTATTGGGCTGCTGATAGCGAAACTAATTGGAATGCCTCAAGGCAATGCGCTCTTATTTGCAGTGCTGTGTGCCAGTGCTTCTTATATTGCTGTTCCCGCCGCAATGCGGTTAACGGTTCCAGAAGCGAATCCCAGCCTGTATGTTTCTACCGCCCTAGCTGTAACCTTTCCCTTCAATATTATTGTGGGAATTCCGTTATATCTGTATGGGATTAATATGCTCTGGAGATAA
- a CDS encoding P-II family nitrogen regulator, with translation MHSVKRIEIIANSIELGKILASLKKAGVTGHLVIRNVAGQGFKGSSEDLDATMLDNVYVIAFCPPEILKTAVETIRPILNKFGGSCYISDAMEIRSVRCVASL, from the coding sequence ATGCATTCAGTTAAACGAATAGAAATCATCGCAAATTCAATTGAACTTGGCAAAATTTTGGCTAGCTTAAAAAAAGCAGGCGTAACGGGTCATTTAGTCATTAGAAATGTTGCCGGACAGGGATTTAAAGGAAGTTCTGAAGATTTGGATGCGACCATGTTAGACAATGTTTACGTGATTGCATTTTGTCCCCCAGAAATACTTAAAACTGCTGTAGAAACGATTCGACCTATACTTAACAAGTTTGGAGGTAGCTGTTACATTTCGGATGCGATGGAAATTCGCTCGGTAAGATGCGTTGCCTCACTGTAA
- a CDS encoding carbonic anhydrase, with product MNQNHNLINRRSFLNLTGTSGMALMAAVMGSGFWSMHSDRAIAAPLETLTPDAALKRLMDGNQRFVQQKSQHPDQSQARLVEVAQAQHPFVTVLSCADSRVAPEILFDEGIGDIFDIRIAGNIITPEVLGSLEYAVTLLNTPLLVVLGHERCGAVTAAVAGESLPGNIGSFVKAIQPALSKIDNESGDRVDAAVSANVQYQIEKLKRDSTIVSERSRDGKLKVVGGRYDLDTGTVTLI from the coding sequence ATGAATCAAAACCATAATTTGATAAATCGTCGGAGTTTCTTGAACTTAACCGGAACTAGCGGGATGGCTTTGATGGCTGCTGTGATGGGAAGTGGGTTCTGGAGTATGCACTCAGATCGAGCGATCGCAGCCCCCCTGGAAACTCTTACCCCTGATGCTGCTCTGAAGCGACTGATGGATGGCAATCAACGGTTTGTGCAACAAAAGAGTCAGCATCCCGATCAATCGCAGGCACGCCTTGTAGAAGTTGCCCAAGCACAACACCCTTTTGTAACTGTACTAAGTTGCGCTGACTCGCGGGTGGCTCCGGAGATTTTATTTGATGAAGGAATTGGCGATATTTTTGATATCCGCATTGCCGGAAATATCATAACTCCGGAGGTGCTTGGCAGTCTGGAATATGCCGTTACTCTCCTCAACACGCCTCTGCTCGTAGTGTTAGGACACGAGCGCTGTGGTGCTGTCACAGCCGCTGTTGCAGGGGAAAGTCTGCCCGGTAATATTGGTTCTTTTGTTAAAGCTATCCAACCTGCTCTTTCCAAAATCGATAATGAATCGGGCGATCGCGTGGATGCGGCTGTAAGTGCAAATGTTCAGTATCAAATTGAGAAATTGAAACGAGATTCAACCATCGTGTCTGAGCGATCGCGCGATGGCAAACTCAAAGTTGTCGGCGGACGTTATGACCTCGATACTGGAACGGTTACTTTGATTTAG
- the ilvA gene encoding threonine ammonia-lyase, biosynthetic produces MLCDYLVQILTARVYDVAQESPLEYAPNLSARLNNKLLLKREDMQSVFSFKLRGAYNKMVNLSPDMLAQGVIAASAGNHAQGVALGASRLGTQAIIVMPVTTPQVKVDAVKARGGQVVLHGDTYDDAYAFARQMEAEKGLTFIHPFDDPHVIAGQGTIGMEILRQCQQPIHAIFVAIGGGGLIAGIAAYVKRLRPEIKIIGVEPVDADAMHQSLKAGKRVRLSQVGLFADGVAVREVGQETFRLCQEYVDEIILVSTDDTCAAIKDVFEDTRSILEPAGALAIAGAKAYVEREQIEGQNLIAVACGANMNFDRLRFVAERAEFGERREAIFAVTIPEEPGSLRKFCECIGRRNLTEFNYRIADAKEAHIFVGVQIQNRADAIKMAETFEACGFKTLDLTDDELTKLHLRHMVGGRSPLACNELLYRFEFPERPGALMKFVGSMSPNWNISMFHYRNNGADYGRIVVGMQVPPHEMEEWQAFLDTLGYRYWDESKNPAYKLFLGQENCTPPLPYR; encoded by the coding sequence ATGCTTTGCGACTACCTGGTACAAATCCTCACCGCCCGCGTCTACGATGTTGCCCAGGAATCGCCCCTGGAGTACGCCCCAAATCTATCCGCACGATTAAATAACAAACTCTTGCTCAAGCGAGAAGATATGCAATCAGTCTTCTCCTTCAAGCTGCGGGGTGCTTACAACAAAATGGTGAACCTGTCGCCCGATATGCTGGCACAGGGCGTTATTGCCGCATCTGCGGGAAACCACGCCCAAGGAGTCGCCCTCGGTGCAAGTCGGCTGGGAACGCAAGCGATTATCGTCATGCCAGTAACAACGCCCCAGGTTAAAGTGGATGCGGTTAAAGCGCGTGGGGGACAAGTTGTATTGCATGGGGACACTTACGACGATGCCTATGCTTTTGCCCGTCAGATGGAAGCTGAAAAAGGCTTAACCTTCATTCACCCCTTTGACGACCCGCACGTAATTGCCGGACAAGGGACAATCGGGATGGAAATTTTGCGGCAATGTCAGCAACCCATTCATGCTATTTTTGTCGCAATTGGGGGTGGGGGATTAATTGCTGGGATCGCAGCCTACGTGAAGCGGTTGCGTCCCGAAATTAAGATTATTGGCGTTGAACCAGTCGATGCCGATGCCATGCATCAATCTCTCAAAGCCGGGAAACGGGTGCGCTTGTCTCAAGTAGGCTTATTTGCCGATGGAGTTGCCGTGCGGGAAGTCGGGCAAGAAACCTTCCGCCTGTGTCAAGAGTACGTGGATGAGATTATTTTGGTGAGTACGGATGATACTTGTGCGGCAATTAAAGACGTATTTGAGGATACGCGATCGATCTTAGAACCAGCGGGTGCATTGGCGATCGCGGGTGCGAAAGCTTACGTCGAACGAGAACAAATCGAAGGACAAAACTTAATCGCCGTTGCTTGCGGTGCTAACATGAACTTCGATCGCCTGCGCTTCGTTGCAGAACGGGCAGAATTTGGCGAACGCCGCGAAGCTATATTTGCCGTCACCATTCCCGAAGAACCAGGCAGCCTCCGCAAGTTTTGCGAATGTATTGGCAGACGCAACCTCACCGAATTTAACTATCGCATCGCCGATGCAAAAGAAGCCCATATCTTTGTAGGCGTGCAAATTCAAAACCGCGCCGACGCCATCAAGATGGCTGAAACCTTTGAAGCCTGCGGGTTCAAAACCCTAGACTTAACCGATGACGAACTGACAAAACTGCACTTGCGCCACATGGTTGGCGGACGTTCTCCCCTCGCTTGCAATGAATTGCTTTATCGCTTCGAGTTTCCCGAACGTCCCGGCGCGTTGATGAAGTTTGTCGGTTCCATGAGTCCCAACTGGAATATTAGTATGTTCCACTACCGCAACAATGGCGCAGACTACGGGCGAATTGTGGTGGGGATGCAGGTTCCTCCCCACGAAATGGAAGAGTGGCAAGCATTTCTCGATACCCTTGGTTATCGCTATTGGGATGAAAGCAAAAATCCCGCCTACAAGTTATTTTTGGGGCAAGAAAATTGTACGCCGCCTTTGCCATATCGTTAG
- a CDS encoding BrnT family toxin → MQFEWDEIKAATNQKKHGVSFEEAKTVFDNPLALIFDDEKHSVDEHREIIIGHSQNNRLLLVSYTERPNAIRIISARLATRREREDYEQNAF, encoded by the coding sequence ATGCAGTTTGAATGGGACGAAATCAAGGCAGCTACTAACCAGAAGAAGCATGGTGTGAGCTTTGAAGAAGCAAAGACAGTTTTTGACAATCCGCTTGCCCTGATCTTTGATGATGAGAAACATTCAGTAGATGAGCATCGGGAAATTATCATCGGTCACTCTCAGAACAATCGGTTGCTGCTAGTCAGCTATACTGAACGTCCAAATGCAATTCGTATCATTAGTGCCCGCCTCGCCACTCGCAGGGAGCGTGAAGATTATGAACAAAACGCCTTTTGA